A single window of Rubripirellula lacrimiformis DNA harbors:
- a CDS encoding Flp family type IVb pilin, translating into MKNFTESIVNFLKEEDGPTAVEYAVMLALIVVVCLASVGTIGTNANAKFEAVGTAIGN; encoded by the coding sequence ATGAAGAACTTCACCGAAAGCATTGTTAACTTCCTGAAAGAAGAAGATGGCCCGACTGCAGTCGAGTACGCCGTCATGTTGGCACTGATCGTCGTCGTTTGCTTGGCTTCGGTCGGTACTATCGGTACCAACGCCAACGCCAAGTTCGAAGCTGTCGGCACCGCGATCGGCAACTAG